The following DNA comes from Octopus bimaculoides isolate UCB-OBI-ISO-001 chromosome 8, ASM119413v2, whole genome shotgun sequence.
NNNNNNNNNNNNNNNNNNNNNNNNNNNNNNNNNNNNNNNNNNNNNNNNNNNNNNNNNNNNNNNNNNNNNNNNNNNNNNNNNNNNNNNNNNNNNNNNNNNNNNNatctaaaaacatttttttcaaaatttaattttgggggaaaattaaattctgaaatgcagatttttttttacagattcgGAAACTCCATAGCCGAAAATCTGtgtttctgtgaaaaaaaaaaaaaaaagaaacgaaatgggGGTCTGATGACGGTCCGCCATAGGGAATTCCAACTGCGTTTCGTGGtttgctacctcaacagctcctttataggatccagtgccTAAAGATATCGTCAGGAGGAACCacatccggtttcggcccctacacCTCTACCGTTTTCGATTGGATGGAGTGAGTGAGATAATCACGCACAGCACAAGCATTTGACcacaaatcatttgtgctggttTTTCAGCAATAAGTCGCAGAACCCTCATTTGTCATCTGCGACAGGAGATTCCTCCCAGTTACCTGAAAATTATGAAGCTAAATAACAGGGCTGATAAACGGAAAATTCTATTTTACAAAACTATTTTTGGGCTTAAATAACCGCCCACCTCCGTCCATGGGCGGTAATatggaagtaaaatatttcacctaggaaaaacaaagatattctcaaaaaccatatttattttatacaattccattgaacttctatagatatatagacacaaagaaaCTGAAACAGCGTTAAAAGaagtagcatattaaaaaatattctgaagttaaCAATGGATCaattagaaaatattgaaaactgtTGAAAACATGAATAGAAGCCTCATATGAACAAATAATGTCCTTGGGCATTTATGGTAGAATAATAACCACATAGTTTCATCACGAATTCCTTCATTTGTTGCTTGGCCATAATTCACATCAGAGCAAATTCCATTTGCTTGTATCTCATCTTCTTGTTCAATTTTGTCATTATGTGCATCTGGTGCATTTACCTCAAGGTCAGACAAAACATCCTGTAAGCGGGAGTTTCAGAGGTTGTGGAATAGTTGTACTGTTCTCTGCCCAAACACAGCTGCACGAGTTCATATGTGATTGATCTCCTGTTGGAGACTGTTAAGTAAACATTCTTTGGGACCTTGATTTTAGGCACGTTTTTCAATCCTTTAAGGATAATCATTGTTTCCAACACCTTTCCTGCAATATTAACACACAACACAGCAGTAAAACGAGCTTTGGTAGCACCACAGTGGCTAGCATCTACATTTTTATTGCCAACAAAGTCTATGGTTGTTGAACCCAATATGTCAACGTATACAGGTGTTTCATGCATATTATGAATCTGGTCAGTATCCTTATCTGCTGTTAATACTGGAATGCTATCCAGATAGTCCCTGGCGATTTGTGCCTTTTCTCCAAGTGTTTTATTGTCTGCCTGACCAACATGTGTAATCTTTCTCACAGTCAGTTTATTCCGTTTGAGGAAATTGAAAATCCATTTATCAGAACATCTAAAGCTGTTCACTTCAATTCTAAACCTTTTTACCAATTCAAAAGTATATTACCGTAAAACggcaataatttaaaattatattgtttgCACGCTGAACAACAATCCACTGTAAGAGTTCAATCTCTAGATCTCTATGTACTGGTGCTCTAACCTCCACCAATTAATCTGCGCTTCCTCTTGTCTGACATATGGATTAACTCAGTTTCTTTTGTGCACCATTCTCTCAATCGTTTTCTATCAATACCTAAGTCTCTTGACGCAGCAGATAAATTGCCAGAATGTTCTTTCACATGTTTAATAGCACTCAATTTTTCACAAATGGTATATGAATACGTTTCGATATATTTTCTTTCGACTCCATTATTGGGAATAAAAATCCTTTGAATTTATTTACAGACGTAGAGCAAATGAACGTCTAAACAGAATGCAAACAAGAACACTAACTGTGTTTCAATTTTTAACCACAAATAACCGCCCATCCAAATAAACGCCCATGGGCGATCTAATGGATGGGCGGATTTTCGGAAAACCCCGGTATTTGTAAATACTGCATATTTGAGTAATTCTAGTTTGGTTAGATCCAACATACCAACAGTCTAGTTCAAGTTCGCAAAACTTCAGACATTTTAATTCTGGTTTAATAATTCTTTGATTGTTCGTGATCTATACTAAAAGACACCAATGCTGTACACTTctactataaaataaaattaaaattaaaaaaatacaaaacgatTCTTTTCTGCTATCCAAAGGGTGTTATATCCGTTTTCCGTCTGAAAAATATGGAAACACCTCTAAACATTTGCAAAAGTTCTTGGCGGAATGTCGTTCCAGTGAgaatgaaaaggaagaaatgtGATACATTATTTGTGTATTGGACCATATTAACAACAGCCCAGCTAATACTATAATATGCCGAGTTGTCTTCCTCATCGAAACGAGACCAGATGAGAAACGAGGTGATAGGAGATGTTGTGAGACCAAATGCCACTAACACAGATAACAACATTGCTGAGAGACCGACCACTTTCGACATTTGATTACTTTGTCGTTCTGCTGAACCTGTCTTCACTTCGGTTCCATTAAGCTTAGAATTATTTGACAgtaaggtattttcttttttacccaCGATGCCCGCAAAGGCCGTTCTGGTAGTTTCTGTGACTGTTGAGATTTGATCGGTTGCTGGTGTCGTTGATGTAGCACATCTtgccattcttttcttttgcatttttactTTAGTTTTTCGAACTTTGCCAATGATGAACACGTGACTAATGACCATTATACAAAAcggcaagaagaaaaagaagagaaaatctaTCCACgggaaaatatagatataaaaatacatcttTCCATCATCCGATTTACAGGCAACGTTTTCTGTCATCTGTGGAGTTGATAAAGGGATTCGATACGTTACGTATTCTTTGTCAtcagaataatttctttttattaaataggCTGCATCCCAGTTATCATTACAATAAATTTCATCGATATTATAAGCGCAAGACACTTTTATTAAACGATAAGTTATTATATAATGACCATTGACTATTGTTAGAAGAATGCCGGTGGCTATCACCGTTAGTGTAGCTTTTGATCGGTTCCAGTGGTCGCGTGCAATGAAAGGACGAACTATTAAGAGAAAGCGCTCGATTGCAATTAAAGCCAGCAACCAGGACCCGAAATCAAGAACAAAATAGACAAGGAAAGTGTGTAACTTGCAAAGAAAATCAGACTGAAGGCGTATGTCGAAATTATATACGTTTGAAAGATAGAGTCTGAGAAGTCCCATCCAAAGGCCAATTAAATCAGCAAAAGAAAGAAGTGTCAAGAGATACATAGATGTAATTTTTCGAATCTTGGGGCGGAGTAATACAGAGATTGATAGCACTGATCCGATTGTCCCAACCACCAGTAGTAATGGAGACATATACCGCCATATTAGTTGACTCGCTTCTTCCGCCACTATTTCGCTCGGAGTAACTTGCTCTTGGATCTTATTAAATATAGTTTTATCTTCAGTAGTCGCCATGTTTGATGGAAATTAATAGTAAAATAAGCGCTAATACACCTAATGCGGCAAACAAAATAACTTTAGTTAATCAAGCTATATTCGTAATGGTAAGTAGGAAACATTCACGT
Coding sequences within:
- the LOC128248499 gene encoding uncharacterized protein LOC128248499, with the translated sequence MATTEDKTIFNKIQEQVTPSEIVAEEASQLIWRYMSPLLLVVGTIGSVLSISVLLRPKIRKITSMYLLTLLSFADLIGLWMGLLRLYLSNVYNFDIRLQSDFLCKLHTFLVYFVLDFGSWLLALIAIERFLLIVRPFIARDHWNRSKATLTVIATGILLTIVNGHYIITYRLIKVSCAYNIDEIYCNDNWDAAYLIKRNYSDDKEYVTYRIPLSTPQMTENVACKSDDGKMYFYIYIFPWIDFLFFFFLPFCIMVISHVFIIGKVRKTKVKMQKKRMARCATSTTPATDQISTVTETTRTAFAGIVGKKENTLLSNNSKLNGTEVKTGSAERQSNQMSKVVGLSAMLLSVLVAFGLTTSPITSFLIWSRFDEEDNSAYYSISWAVVNMVQYTNNVSHFFLFILTGTTFRQELLQMFRGVSIFFRRKTDITPFG